The Medicago truncatula cultivar Jemalong A17 chromosome 4, MtrunA17r5.0-ANR, whole genome shotgun sequence genome includes a region encoding these proteins:
- the LOC120579886 gene encoding DNA-directed RNA polymerase subunit beta'', which yields MKNGPHLKLKSGQVITVQMDSVIIRSANPYLATPEATIHGHYGEILYQGDILVTFIYEKSRSSDITQGLPKVEQILEIRSIDSISMNLEKRIDAWNECITRILGIPWGFLIGAELTIAQSRISLVNKIQKVYRSQGVHIHNRHIEIIVRQITSKVLVSEDGMSNVFLPGELIGLLRAERTGRALEEAICYRALLLGITKTSLNTQSFISEASFQETARVLAKAALRVVLIG from the coding sequence atgaaaaatggacCACATCTAAAACTAAAATCGGGTCAAGTTATAACTGTTCAAATGGATTCTGTAATAATAAGATCGGCTAACCCATATTTGGCGACTCCAGAAGCAACCATTCATGGCCATTATGGAGAAATCCTTTATCAAGGAGATATTTTAGTTACATTCATATATGAAAAATCGAGATCCAGTGATATAACACAAGGTCTTCCAAAAGTGGAACAGATATTAGAAATACGTTCGATTGATTCAATATCGATGAATCTCGAAAAAAGAATTGATGCTTGGAATGAGTGTATAACAAGAATTCTCGGCATTCCTTGGGGATTCTTGATTGGTGCTGAGCTAACTATAGCGCAAAGTCGTATTTCTTTGGTTAATAAAATCCAAAAGGTTTATCGATCCCAGGGAGTACACATCCATAATAGACATATCGAAATTATTGTGCGTCAAATAACATCCAAAGTCTTGGTTTCAGAAGATGGAATGTCTAATGTATTTTTACCCGGTGAATTAATTGGATTATTGCGAGCAGAACGAACTGGGCGTGCCTTGGAAGAAGCAATTTGTTACCGAGCTTTATTATTGGGAATAACAAAAACATCTCTGAATACTCAAAGTTTCATATCCGAAGCGAgttttcaagaaactgctagaGTTTTAGCAAAAGCCGCTCTTCGGGTCGTATTGATTGGTTGA
- the LOC116656607 gene encoding uS2 ribosome protein (The RefSeq protein has 2 substitutions, 1 frameshift compared to this genomic sequence), protein MTKRYWNITFEEMMEAGVHFGHDTRKWNPRMAPFISAKRKGIHIINLTRTARFLSEVCDLVFDAASIGKQFLIVGTKKKAAYLVRRAAIRARCHYVNKKWLGGMLTNWYTTETRLRKFRDLRTEQKTGKLNSLPKRDAAMFKRQLSHLETYLGGIKYMTGLPDIVIILDQQEEYTALQECITLGIPTICLIDTNCDPDLADISIPANDDAIASIRLILNKLVFAICEGRSSYIRNF, encoded by the exons ATGACAAAAAGATATTGGAACATAACTTTTGAAGAGATGATGGAAGCTGGAGTTCATTTTGGCCATGATACTCGGAAATGGAATCCTCGAATGGCACCTTTTATATCGGCAAAGCGTAAAGGTATTCATATTACAAATCTTACTCGAACTGCTCGTTTTTTATCAGAAGTTTGTGATTTGGTTTTTGATGCAGCAAGCATAGGAAAACAATTCTTAATTGttggtacaaaaaaaaaagcagccTATTCAGTAAGACGGGCTGCAATAAGAGCTCGATGTCATTATGTTAATAAAAAATGGCTCGGAGGTATGTTAACGAATTGGTATACTACAGAAACGAGACTTCGTAAGTTCAGGGACTTGAGAACGGAGCAAAAGACAGGGAAACTGAACTCTCTTCCAAAAAGAGATGCCGCTATGTTCAAGAGACAATTATCTCATTTGGAAACATATCTGGGTGGCATAAAATATATGACAGGGTTACCCGATATAGTAATAATCCTTGATCAGCAAGAAGAATATACGGCTCTTCAAGAATGTATCACTTTGGGAATTCCAACGATTTGTTTAATCGATACAAATTGTGACCCAGATCTAGCAGATATTTCGATTCCAGCTAATGATGATGCTATAGCTTCAATCCGATTAATTCTTAACAAATTAGTTTTTGCAATTTGTGAGGGTCGTTCTAGCTATATACgaa tttga
- the LOC120580173 gene encoding ATP synthase subunit c, chloroplastic: MDPLISAASVIAAGLAVGLASIGPGVGQGTAAGQAVEGIARQPEAEDKIRGTLLLSLAFMEALTIYGLVVALALLFANPFV; encoded by the coding sequence ATGGATCCACTGATTTCTGCTGCTTCTGTTATCGCTGCTGGGTTGGCCGTCGGGCTTGCTTCTATTGGACCTGGAGTTGGTCAAGGTACAGCTGCAGGGCAAGCTGTAGAAGGGATTGCGCGACAACCGGAAGCAGAGGACAAAATAAGGGGTACTTTATTACTTAGTCTGGCTTTTATGGAAGCTTTAACTATTTATGGGCTGGTTGTAGCATTAGCACTTTTATTTGCCAATCCTTTTGTTTAA
- the LOC120579887 gene encoding ATP synthase subunit alpha, chloroplastic, protein MVTIRADEISKIIRERIQQYNTEVKIVNTGTVLQVGDGIARIYGLDEVMAGELVEFEEGTVGIALNLESKNVGVVLMGDGLLIQEGSSVKATGIIAQIPVSEGYLGRVVNALAKPIDGRGEISASESRLIESPAPGIISRRSVYEPLQTGLIAIDSMIPIGRGQRELIIGDRQTGKTAVATDTILNQQGQNVICVYVAIGQKASSVAQVVTTLQERGAMEYTIIVAETANSPATLQYLAPYTGAALAEYFMYRERHTLIIYDDPSKQAQAYRQMSLLLRRPPGREAYPGDVFYLHSRLLERAAKLSSQLGEGSMTALPIVETQSGDVSAYIPTNVISITDGQIFLSADLFNAGIRPAINVGISVSRVGSAAQIKAMKQVAGKLKLELAQFAELEAFAQFASDLDKATQNQLARGRRLRELLKQSQSAPLTVEEQIITVYTGTNGYLDSLEIYLVRKFLVELRAYLKTNKPKFNEIISSTKTFTGEAEALLKEAIQEQMELFLLQEQVEKIN, encoded by the coding sequence ATGGTAACCATTCGTGCAGATGAAATTAGTAAAATTATCCGTGAACGTATTCAGCAATATAATACCGAAGTAAAAATTGTAAATACAGGTACTGTACTTCAAGTAGGCGACGGCATTGCTCGTATTTATGGTCTTGATGAAGTAATGGCAGGTGAATTAGTCGAATTTGAAGAGGGTACTGTAGGGATTGCTTTGAATTTGGAATCCAAAAATGTTGGTGTTGTATTAATGGGTGATGGTTTGCTGATACAAGAGGGAAGTTCGGTAAAAGCAACAGGAATAATTGCTCAGATACCGGTAAGTGAGGGTTATTTGGGTCGTGTTGTAAATGCCCTAGCTAAACCTATTGATGGTAGAGGAGAAATTTCAGCTTCGGAATCTCGGTTAATCGAATCTCCCGCTCCCGGTATTATTTCCAGACGTTCCGTGTATGAGCCTCTTCAAACGGGACTTATTGCTATTGATTCTATGATCCCTATAGGGCGTGGCCAGCGAGAATTAATTATTGGGGACAGACAAACAGGTAAAACAGCAGTAGCAACAGATACAATTCTCAATCAACAGGGACAAAATGTAATATGCGTTTATGTAGCTATTGGTCAAAAAGCATCTTCTGTGGCTCAAGTGGTAACTACTTTACAAGAAAGAGGGGCAATGGAGTACACTATTATAGTGGCTGAAACAGCAAATTCTCCAGCTACATTACAATACCTCGCACCTTATACAGGTGCAGCTCTGGCTGAATATTTTATGTACCGTGAACGTCACACTTTAATCATTTATGACGATCCCTCAAAACAAGCACAGGCTTATCGCCAAATGTCTCTTCTATTACGAAGACCACCAGGTCGCGAAGCGTATCCCGgagatgttttttatttacattctCGTCTTTTGGAAAGAGCCGCTAAATTAAGTTCTCAGTTAGGTGAAGGAAGTATGACTGCTTTACCAATAGTTGAGACCCAATCAGGAGATGTTTCAGCTTATATTCCTACTAATGTAATTTCCATTACAGATGGCCAAATATTTTTATCTGCCGATCTATTCAATGCTGGAATCAGACCAGCTATTAATGTGGGTATTTCCGTTTCCAGAGTTGGATCGGCGGCTCAAATTAAAGCCATGAAACAGGTAGCTGGTAAATTAAAATTGGAATTGGCACAATTCGCAGAATTAGAAGCTTTTGCACAATTTGCTTCTGATCTCGATAAAGCTACGCAAAATCAATTGGCAAGAGGTCGACGATTGCGCGAGTTGCTTAAACAATCCCAATCAGCTCCTCTCACTGTGGAAGAACAGATAATAACTGTTTATACTGGAACGAATGGTTATCTTGATTCATTAGAAATTTATCTCGTACGGAAATTTCTCGTTGAGTTAAGGGCTTATTTAAAAACGAATAAACCTAAATTTAACGAAATCATATCTTCTACCAAGACATTCACTGGGGAAGCAGAAGCCCTTTTGAAGGAAGCTATTCAGGAACAGATGGAACTCTTTTTACTTCAGGAACAggtagaaaaaattaattaa
- the LOC120580170 gene encoding acetyl-coenzyme A carboxylase carboxyl transferase subunit beta, chloroplastic produces MEKWWFNSMMFNRGLEYRCGLSKSIDSFGPIENNSVNEDPSILTDMDNIILIDMDNTIHVDVRVVKTIVRILVIDMNIPNLLSDKTFLVSDSNSYFIYDWNNIINSCIEGYMLSEIGIDSSIIHNIIENNNENNPQEEDKNEKLHKSSYRFDYRFDYRFDVRFEVRFETDSDKEKDSGNDDDKLQKASDILEPVNYSAENYSDSDNDSDDNDPDDDYDTLQKGTDTLEPENDNDTDDYDKIQRAHYILEPENDSDTEPDDEPDYEPDDEPDDEPDDDDKLQKASDILEPENPSDSEKVQNSSEIESTGIMENPSDSEKVQNSSEIESTGIMENPSDSEKVQNSSEIESTGIIRKDFSHLWVACDSCYGNNYKRFFKSKMNICEYCGCHLKMSSSDRIELLIDPGTWNPMDEDMFPVDPIEFNSEDEPSEKGLEDEDEPSENSLEDEPSENSLEDEDEPSENSLEDEPSEKGLEDEDEPSEKGLEDEDEPSEKGLEDEDEPSENSLEDEDEPSENDDYQNRLDSYQDRTGLLDAVQTGTGQVNGIPVAIGIMDFEFMGGSMGSVVGEKITRLIEYATNQRLPLIIVCASGGARMQEGSLSLMQMAKISASLYNYQINQKLFYVPILTSPTTGGVTASFGMLGDIILAEPDAYIAFAGKRVIEETLKIEVPEGIQSAEFLFEKGAFDSLVPRNYLKEVLSELLHFHGFFPLTQTEN; encoded by the coding sequence ATGGAAAAGTGGTGGTTCAATTCAATGATGTTTAATAGGGGTTTAGAATACAGGTGTGGTTTAAGTAAATCAATAGACAGTTTTGGTCCTATTGAAAATAACAGTGTAAATGAAGACCCATCTATTTTAACTGATAtggataatattattttaattgatatgGATAATACTATTCATGTAGATGTCAGggttgtaaaaacaatagtgagaATTCTAGTTATAGACATGAACATACCGAATTTACTATCTGATAAAACTTTTTTAGTTAGCGATAGTAATAGTTATTTCATATATGATTGGAATAATATCATTAATAGTTGTATTGAAGGTTATATGCTTTCTGAAATCGGTATTGATAGTTCCATTATACATAATATCATTGAGAATAACAATGAGAATAATCCGCAGGAGgaggataaaaatgaaaaattacacaAGTCCAGTTATAGATTTGATTACAGATTTGATTACAGATTTGATGTTAGATTTGAAGTCAGATTTGAAACTGATAGTGATAAAGAAAAGGATAGTGGCAATGATGATGATAAGCTCCAAAAGGCTAGTGACATTTTAGAACCTGTAAATTACAGTGCTGAAAATTACAGTGATAGCGACAATGATAGCGACGATAATGATcctgatgatgattatgatacgCTCCAAAAGGGTACTGACACTTTAGAACCGGAAAATGACAATGATACTGATGATTATGATAAGATCCAAAGGGCTCATTACATTTTAGAACCGGAAAATGACAGTGATACTGAGCCTGATGATGAGCCTGATTATGAGCCTGATGATGAGCCTGATGATGAgcctgatgatgatgataagcTCCAAAAGGCTAGTGACATTTTAGAACCGGAAAATCCTAGTGATAGTGAGAAGGTCCAAAATAGTAGTGAAATCGAGAGTACTGGTATAATGGAAAATCCTAGTGATAGTGAGAAGGTCCAAAATAGTAGTGAAATCGAGAGTACTGGTATAATGGAAAATCCTAGTGATAGTGAGAAGGTCCAAAATAGTAGTGAAATCGAGAGTACTGGTATAATAAGAAAAGATTTTTCGCATTTGTGGGTTGCCTGCGACAGTTGTTATGGAAACAATTATAAGagattttttaaatcaaaaatgaatatttgtgaatacTGTGGATGTCATTTGAAAATGAGCAGTTCAGATCGAATCGAACTTTTGATTGATCCAGGTACTTGGAATCCTATGGATGAAGACATGTTCCCTGTGGATCCCATTGAATTTAATTCGGAAGACGAACCTTCTGAAAAAGGTTTGGAAGACGAAGACGAACCTTCTGAAAATAGTTTGGAAGACGAACCTTCTGAAAATAGTTTGGAAGACGAAGACGAACCTTCTGAAAATAGTTTGGAAGACGAACCTTCTGAAAAAGGTTTGGAAGACGAAGACGAACCTTCTGAAAAAGGTTTGGAAGACGAAGACGAACCTTCTGAAAAAGGTTTGGAAGACGAAGACGAACCTTCTGAAAATAGTTTGGAAGACGAAGACGAACCTTCTGAAAATGATGATTATCAAAATCGTCTTGATTCTTATCAAGACAGAACCGGATTACTGGATGCGGTTCAAACAGGCACAGGTCAAGTAAATGGTATTCCTGTAGCAATAGGTATtatggattttgagtttatggGAGGTAGTATGGGATCCGTAGTGGGTGAGAAAATCACTCGGTTGATTGAATATGCTACCAATCAACGTTTACCTCTTATTATAGTATGTGCGTCTGGAGGAGCGCGTATGCAAGAAGGAAGTTTGAGCTTAATGCAAATGGCTAAAATTTCTGCTTCTTTATATAATTATCAAATCAATCAAAAGTTATTCTATGTACCGATACTTACATCTCCTACTACTGGTGGGGTAACAGCTAGTTTTGGAATGTTGGGGGATATCATTCTTGCCGAACCCGATGCTTACATAGCATTTGCAGGTAAAAGAGTAATTGAAGAAACGTTGAAGATCGAAGTGCCCGAAGGTATACAATCGGCTGAATTTTTATTCGAAAAGGGTGCATTTGATTCACTCGTACCACGTAATTATTTAAAAGAGGTTTTAAGTGAGTTATTGCATTTCCATGGTTTCTTTCCTTTGACTCAAACTGAAAACTAA
- the LOC120580172 gene encoding chloroplast envelope membrane protein: MAKKKAFIPLLCLTSIVFLPWCISFTFKKSLESWITNWWNTKQSEIFLNIIQEKTILKKLIEFEELFLLDEMLKEYPETHFQNLRMEIYKETIQLIETNNQDRIHTILHFCTNIICFLILSGYSIRGNQELIILNSWVQEFLYNLSDTIKAFSILLLTDLCIGFHSTHGWELIIGSVYKDFGFTQNNQIISGLVSTFPVILDTILKYWIFRYLNRVSPSLVVIYHSMND, translated from the coding sequence atggcaaaaaaaaaagcattcaTTCCCCTTCTATGTCTTACATCTATAGTCTTTTTGCCCTGGTGCATCTCTTTTACATTTAAGAAAAGTCTGGAATCTTGGATTACTAATTGGTGGAATACGAAACAATCCGAAATTTTCTTGAATATTATTCAAGAAAAAACGATTTTAAAGAAATTGATAGAGTTCGAGGAACTGTTCCTCTTGGATGAAATGCTAAAGGAATATCCGGAAACACATTTTCAAAATCTTCGTATGGAAATCTACAAAGAAACCATCCAATTGATCGAGACGAACAACCAAGACCGTATCCATACGATTTTACATTTCTGtacaaatataatatgtttCCTTATTCTAAGTGGTTATTCTATTAGGGGTAATCAAGAACTCATTATTCTTAACTCTTGGGTTCAAGAATTTCTATATAACTTAAGTGATACAATAAAAGCTTTTTCGATCCTTTTATTAACTGATTTATGTATAGGATTCCATTCAACTCATGGTTGGGAACTAATCATTGGGTCTGTCTATAAAGATTTTGGATTTACTCAGAATAATCAAATTATATCTGGTCTTGTTTCCACTTTTCCAGTCATTTTagatacaattttaaaatactGGATTTTCCGTTATTTAAATCGTGTATCTCCGTCACTTGTAGTGATTTATCATTCAATGAATGACTGA